The Thermus filiformis genome contains a region encoding:
- a CDS encoding Phenylacetic acid catabolic protein, whose product MLERIRSGKLIEGPEYATERYLEGLKRTLIVSADTELISAPAYFRAAQDAPNINAYISATGIIQDELGHAHIAYRLLRDLGVDTDALVFERDPKDFKHPYAFDVPLETWTELVVANAFYDRAGFVLLGDVYRHTSYAPWKRALVKVDREENFHLRHGERWMEILAQDPDKKSELQRAVDWMFVLTLEWFGLPDSLKRHTDQIAYGLKGLTNDQLRQEWMKTAVPLCERLGLRVPAHYEPDLGQYVIDVPFPAEFDAERKQWLFEKGPITWDQVLARWKARGPANEELVKAIQRGYEQIRKSLEA is encoded by the coding sequence TTGCTTGAGCGAATCCGGTCGGGGAAGCTGATCGAAGGCCCCGAGTACGCTACCGAACGCTATTTGGAGGGTTTAAAGCGCACTCTGATCGTTTCCGCGGATACCGAGCTGATCAGCGCTCCGGCCTACTTCCGGGCGGCCCAGGACGCGCCTAACATCAATGCGTACATTTCCGCCACCGGGATCATCCAGGATGAGCTGGGCCATGCCCATATCGCCTATCGGCTTCTCCGAGATCTGGGAGTGGATACCGATGCCCTCGTCTTCGAACGTGACCCCAAGGACTTTAAGCACCCGTACGCCTTTGACGTTCCCCTGGAGACGTGGACCGAGCTGGTAGTTGCCAATGCTTTCTACGATCGGGCGGGGTTTGTCCTGCTCGGGGACGTTTACCGGCATACCAGCTATGCTCCCTGGAAGCGCGCCTTGGTCAAGGTGGATCGGGAGGAGAACTTCCACTTAAGGCACGGCGAGCGCTGGATGGAGATTTTGGCCCAGGATCCGGATAAAAAGAGTGAACTCCAGCGGGCGGTGGACTGGATGTTCGTCCTCACCCTGGAGTGGTTCGGACTTCCCGACAGCCTCAAGCGGCATACCGACCAGATCGCTTACGGGCTAAAGGGATTGACGAACGACCAGTTGCGTCAGGAGTGGATGAAGACGGCGGTTCCCCTTTGCGAGCGCCTAGGCCTGAGGGTGCCGGCGCACTACGAACCCGACCTGGGCCAGTACGTCATCGACGTACCCTTCCCCGCGGAGTTCGATGCCGAGAGGAAGCAGTGGCTCTTTGAGAAGGGCCCCATCACCTGGGATCAGGTCCTCGCCCGCTGGAAGGCCCGGGGGCCCGCCAATGAGGAGCTGGTGAAGGCCATCCAGCGCGGGTACGAGCAGATCCGCAAGAGCCTGGAGGCATAG
- a CDS encoding metal-sulfur cluster assembly factor — translation MKEKLWEALKEVLDPEYPVSVVDLGLVRGVDYEDSRARVFLTFTSLGCPCTEIIKEDIRSRLLKVEGVETVEIEEVFEPWSAEDISPRGRMILLQLGVT, via the coding sequence GTGAAAGAAAAGCTTTGGGAGGCATTGAAGGAAGTCTTGGATCCCGAGTACCCCGTCAGCGTGGTAGACCTCGGGCTTGTCCGTGGGGTCGATTACGAGGATAGCAGGGCCAGGGTCTTCCTCACCTTCACCAGCCTGGGCTGCCCCTGCACCGAGATCATCAAGGAGGATATCCGCAGCCGCCTGCTGAAGGTAGAAGGGGTGGAAACAGTAGAGATCGAAGAGGTGTTTGAGCCTTGGAGTGCGGAGGACATCTCACCCAGAGGGCGGATGATCCTGCTTCAGTTGGGGGTGACGTGA
- a CDS encoding enoyl-CoA hydratase/isomerase family protein codes for MGVITLNRPPANSYNRDFIEAFGKAIEQAATDPEVKAVIVRSAIERFFSGGADVKAFSENPPDVNMAMVRRAHEVFNGIARIPKIFIAEIAGHALGGGLEIALACDLRFAAQGEYRLGLPEVTLGLLPGTGGTQRLPRLVGWGKALELMASGQTLTPEEAHRLGVVERLYPDRDTLVQETRRFAEALARGAGLAIAHIKRAVYEGLDRTLEDGLRLERELVEALFYSEDGQEGIRAFLEKRAPVFKGR; via the coding sequence GTGGGCGTCATTACCCTCAACCGCCCTCCGGCCAACAGCTACAACCGGGATTTCATCGAGGCCTTCGGGAAGGCCATTGAGCAGGCGGCCACGGACCCGGAGGTGAAGGCGGTCATCGTTCGGAGCGCTATAGAGAGGTTCTTCTCCGGGGGGGCCGATGTAAAGGCCTTTTCTGAAAATCCGCCGGATGTCAACATGGCTATGGTCCGGCGGGCCCACGAGGTCTTCAATGGGATCGCCCGCATCCCCAAAATTTTTATCGCCGAAATCGCGGGCCACGCCCTTGGAGGAGGTCTGGAGATCGCCCTAGCCTGCGATCTCAGGTTCGCTGCTCAGGGGGAGTATCGCTTGGGCCTGCCCGAGGTCACCCTGGGCCTCCTCCCCGGAACTGGGGGCACGCAACGGCTGCCCCGGCTGGTGGGGTGGGGCAAGGCTCTGGAGCTTATGGCCTCCGGCCAGACCCTCACCCCTGAGGAAGCCCACCGCCTGGGGGTTGTGGAACGGCTCTACCCCGATCGCGACACCCTGGTCCAGGAAACCCGCCGCTTTGCCGAGGCCCTGGCGCGGGGCGCGGGACTGGCCATTGCCCATATCAAGCGGGCGGTCTACGAAGGTCTGGACCGGACCCTAGAAGACGGTCTCCGGCTAGAACGCGAGCTGGTGGAAGCCCTCTTCTACAGCGAGGACGGCCAGGAAGGGATCCGGGCCTTTCTGGAAAAACGAGCGCCCGTCTTCAAGGGACGCTAA
- a CDS encoding Phenylacetic acid catabolic protein, with protein sequence MPSWQDNDRAVAALVNLVVVLADNKYFLGRRISEWEVGAPGLEEAVASSALAQEELGHARVLYPLLDELPFPERPLPLEREGDRKRRYAVSFLDKPWGTWTEAVAAILLVDTALTTMLEHLTDSAWEPLARRAVRILQEEAFHLEFAEGRLRELAALPGVRGELEGHLRAFLPEMLLWFGPEGEEGVRELVREGLIRGGNEAWRQAYLGRIAPLLLEERLGVLPYPSWDVARRRYEYGELPWNHWNRLQRRLEAVSPVER encoded by the coding sequence ATGCCTAGCTGGCAGGACAACGATCGGGCGGTGGCCGCCCTGGTCAACCTGGTGGTGGTTCTGGCCGACAACAAGTACTTCCTGGGCCGCCGCATCTCCGAGTGGGAGGTGGGGGCCCCTGGCCTCGAGGAAGCCGTGGCCTCCAGTGCCCTGGCGCAGGAAGAGCTCGGGCACGCCCGGGTCCTTTATCCTTTGTTGGATGAGCTTCCCTTCCCGGAGCGGCCCCTTCCCCTGGAACGGGAGGGGGATAGGAAGCGCCGCTATGCCGTCAGTTTCCTGGACAAGCCCTGGGGTACGTGGACCGAGGCTGTGGCCGCCATCCTCCTTGTAGACACGGCCCTGACCACCATGCTGGAGCACCTTACCGACTCGGCTTGGGAGCCCCTGGCCCGGCGGGCGGTCCGGATCCTGCAGGAGGAAGCCTTCCACCTGGAGTTCGCCGAGGGGCGCCTGCGGGAGCTGGCGGCCCTGCCCGGCGTAAGGGGCGAGCTCGAGGGGCACCTGCGGGCCTTCCTCCCGGAGATGCTGCTCTGGTTCGGACCCGAGGGTGAAGAGGGCGTCAGGGAGCTGGTAAGGGAGGGTCTCATCCGGGGTGGCAACGAGGCCTGGCGCCAGGCCTACCTGGGACGGATCGCCCCCCTCCTGCTGGAGGAACGCCTGGGCGTCCTTCCCTATCCCTCCTGGGACGTGGCCCGCCGCCGGTATGAGTACGGGGAGCTGCCGTGGAATCATTGGAACAGATTGCAAAGAAGACTCGAAGCCGTCTCTCCCGTAGAGAGGTGA
- a CDS encoding WD40/YVTN/BNR-like repeat-containing protein codes for MQTGSGGGVGSAGVSWTPWTVGGILNGVTYGNGLFVAVGWAGIILTSSDGNTWKLRISPNYKDLFGVGYGNGLFVAVGEDGTILTSPDGTEWTERNSGTGTSLRAVAYGDGRFVAVGDGGTVFTSLEGIFWEKQTLGVSDGLNGVAYGNGLFVAVGDGPSVFISRNGEEWTERWRTQTEKKGKGLKAVAYGNDLFLTVGDDDTILISPDGMHWRSWNLLTGIKFNGVAYGEDGFAVVGDGSFILTSPDGIAWRKHSLEDKTYSLHGVAYGNGTFVAVGERILLTSP; via the coding sequence ATGCAAACTGGTTCGGGTGGAGGCGTTGGAAGCGCGGGAGTCAGCTGGACTCCGTGGACTGTTGGCGGGATACTCAACGGCGTCACCTATGGGAACGGCCTCTTCGTGGCAGTAGGGTGGGCCGGTATCATCCTCACCTCCTCGGACGGCAACACCTGGAAGTTGCGGATTTCGCCGAATTACAAGGATCTCTTCGGCGTTGGCTACGGGAACGGCCTCTTTGTGGCGGTGGGGGAGGATGGCACCATCCTCACCTCCCCGGATGGGACCGAATGGACGGAGCGGAACTCGGGGACGGGCACATCCCTCCGCGCCGTCGCCTACGGGGACGGCCGCTTCGTAGCGGTGGGGGATGGCGGCACCGTCTTCACTTCTCTGGAGGGGATCTTCTGGGAGAAGCAGACCTTGGGAGTGAGTGATGGCCTCAACGGCGTCGCCTACGGCAACGGCCTCTTCGTGGCGGTGGGAGATGGCCCCTCCGTCTTCATCTCCCGGAACGGGGAGGAATGGACAGAGAGATGGCGGACGCAGACCGAGAAGAAGGGCAAAGGCCTCAAGGCTGTAGCCTACGGGAACGACCTCTTCCTGACGGTAGGGGACGACGACACTATCCTCATCTCCCCGGACGGGATGCACTGGAGGTCGTGGAACTTGCTGACGGGCATCAAATTCAATGGCGTTGCCTACGGGGAAGACGGGTTCGCAGTGGTAGGGGATGGCAGTTTCATCCTCACTTCTCCGGACGGAATCGCCTGGAGGAAACATAGCTTGGAGGATAAGACCTACTCCCTCCATGGTGTTGCCTACGGCAACGGTACTTTCGTAGCGGTGGGTGAACGCATCCTCCTCACCTCCCCCTGA
- a CDS encoding helix-turn-helix domain-containing protein → MRNAQTDPWASVRSGFTIFQNQELLIVLSGELGEKPLSLTARLAWIALSVRARLPFNREATKEDVARAMGVDPRTAHRALEELRQAGLAERNGAGYYLAVSPSGVPLGSTGKADRRPPLPGKQAVMVYWKNLLWKTRLPSTEKLVLRYLLDCSNAEGRSWPLVDTIASETGFSRRTVLGALKRLRERGVLSWEFHGRGNVYQVHLEALEGLAQEGKEG, encoded by the coding sequence ATGAGGAACGCACAAACTGACCCTTGGGCGAGCGTCCGTTCAGGTTTTACCATCTTCCAAAACCAGGAACTCCTGATCGTCCTGTCGGGGGAGCTGGGGGAAAAGCCCCTCTCCCTCACCGCCCGCCTTGCCTGGATCGCCCTCTCCGTCCGGGCCAGGCTCCCCTTCAACCGCGAGGCCACCAAGGAGGACGTGGCCCGGGCTATGGGCGTGGACCCCCGCACCGCGCACCGCGCCCTGGAGGAGCTCCGCCAGGCGGGGCTGGCCGAGCGGAACGGGGCGGGGTACTACCTGGCGGTGTCCCCATCCGGTGTCCCCCTTGGGAGTACCGGGAAGGCGGACCGGCGGCCCCCCCTCCCCGGGAAGCAAGCCGTGATGGTCTACTGGAAGAACCTGCTCTGGAAGACCCGGCTCCCCTCCACCGAGAAACTCGTCCTCCGCTACCTGCTGGACTGCTCTAACGCCGAGGGCCGCTCCTGGCCCCTTGTCGACACCATCGCCTCGGAGACGGGCTTCTCCCGGCGGACGGTCCTGGGGGCTCTGAAGCGCCTCCGCGAGCGGGGGGTCCTTTCCTGGGAGTTCCACGGGCGGGGCAACGTCTACCAGGTCCACCTGGAGGCCCTAGAGGGGCTGGCTCAAGAGGGGAAGGAGGGGTAA
- a CDS encoding helix-turn-helix domain-containing protein: MKTWPYAYPVVLEWDLEGGTWAGFALDLPVFAWGKPDREALLRSLREGLALALLELEEEGRPLPTPSASVQVPPEVAEGEVVFLEPAPVNPVSLELWRAMKARGLSQRELARRMGTSPSAVHRLLDPFYFGHSLDTLRRAAEALEGDLEVRLLLSV, from the coding sequence GTGAAAACCTGGCCCTACGCCTATCCCGTGGTGCTGGAATGGGACCTCGAGGGAGGCACCTGGGCGGGCTTCGCCCTGGACCTGCCCGTCTTCGCCTGGGGCAAGCCGGACCGGGAGGCGCTCCTGCGTAGCCTCAGGGAGGGTCTGGCCTTGGCCCTCTTGGAGCTGGAGGAGGAGGGGCGCCCCTTGCCCACTCCCTCGGCCTCAGTGCAGGTTCCTCCCGAGGTGGCCGAGGGGGAGGTGGTCTTCCTCGAGCCCGCCCCCGTGAACCCCGTGAGCCTGGAGCTTTGGCGGGCGATGAAGGCCCGGGGCCTCTCCCAGCGGGAGCTGGCCCGGCGCATGGGCACCAGCCCTTCCGCAGTCCACCGGCTCCTCGACCCCTTCTATTTTGGCCACAGCCTGGACACCCTGAGACGAGCCGCGGAGGCCCTGGAGGGGGACCTGGAGGTCCGTCTCCTCCTCTCCGTCTAG
- a CDS encoding WD40/YVTN/BNR-like repeat-containing protein, which produces MERVLRRGSAGDVWTVRVLGNKVSAVAYGNGLFVAVGDWGTIVTSSDGITWTVRPSGTSQDLRGVAYGNGLFVAVGDEGTILTSSDGVTWAVRPSGTREGLLGVAYGNGLFVAVGWDGTVLASPDGTTWTTLYSGTGKSLRGIAYGNGLFVAVGDKGTLLTSRDGITWTKSALGERNFLNAVAYGNSLFVAVGGVYTGGFLTPPDGVLLTSPDGVTWTARTLEKSRQLFGVAYGNGLFVAVRAGGAVLTSPDGADWTEEKSGTGNNLFGVAYGNGLFVVVGNGGTILTSPDWTTRTEWASGTGNKLFSVAYGNDRFVAVGEDETSLISSDGITWMARTTPPVRGKDLFGVTYGNGLFVAVGYAGAILTSRDGITWKARLSWTSSTLSAVAYGNGLFVAVGNKGTILTSRDGITWKVQRSGTSEDLHGIAYGNGLFVAVGNKGTILTSRDGTTWTKEDSGVDNTLCAVAYGNGLFVAVGAGGAVLTSPDGADWTEEDSGTSNHLLGVAYGNGLFVAVGDEGTILISPDWITRTLWASGTGNKLFGVAYGNDRFVVVGARGIILTSP; this is translated from the coding sequence ATGGAGCGGGTGTTGAGGCGCGGAAGCGCGGGAGACGTCTGGACCGTGCGGGTTCTTGGCAACAAGGTCAGCGCCGTCGCTTACGGCAACGGCCTCTTCGTGGCGGTGGGAGATTGGGGCACCATCGTCACCTCCTCGGACGGGATCACCTGGACGGTGCGGCCTTCGGGGACAAGCCAAGACCTCCGTGGTGTTGCTTACGGCAACGGCCTCTTCGTGGCGGTGGGGGACGAGGGCACCATCCTCACCTCCTCGGACGGGGTTACCTGGGCGGTGCGGCCTTCAGGGACGAGGGAAGGCCTCCTTGGTGTTGCTTACGGCAACGGCCTTTTCGTAGCGGTGGGGTGGGACGGCACCGTCCTCGCCTCCCCAGACGGAACCACCTGGACAACGTTGTACTCAGGGACGGGTAAGTCCCTTCGTGGTATCGCCTACGGCAACGGTCTCTTTGTGGCGGTGGGGGACAAGGGCACCCTCCTTACTTCCCGGGACGGGATCACCTGGACGAAATCGGCCTTGGGGGAGAGAAACTTCCTCAACGCCGTCGCTTACGGGAACAGCTTATTCGTGGCGGTGGGGGGTGTCTATACCGGCGGCTTCCTAACCCCCCCAGATGGCGTCCTCCTAACCTCCCCAGATGGAGTCACCTGGACGGCGCGTACCTTGGAGAAGAGCCGCCAACTCTTTGGAGTCGCCTACGGCAACGGCCTCTTCGTGGCCGTGAGGGCTGGCGGTGCCGTCCTCACCTCCCCGGACGGGGCAGACTGGACGGAGGAAAAGTCGGGAACGGGCAACAACCTCTTCGGCGTTGCCTACGGTAACGGCCTCTTCGTGGTGGTGGGGAACGGGGGCACCATCCTCACCTCTCCGGACTGGACCACCCGCACAGAGTGGGCCTCGGGGACGGGTAACAAGCTCTTCAGCGTTGCCTACGGCAACGACCGCTTCGTGGCGGTGGGAGAGGACGAAACCAGCCTCATCTCCTCGGACGGGATCACTTGGATGGCGCGAACCACGCCACCGGTGAGGGGCAAAGACCTCTTCGGCGTCACCTACGGGAACGGCCTCTTCGTGGCAGTGGGGTACGCTGGCGCCATCCTTACTTCTCGGGACGGGATCACCTGGAAGGCGCGGCTCTCGTGGACGAGCAGCACCCTCAGCGCCGTCGCCTACGGCAACGGTCTCTTCGTGGCCGTGGGGAACAAGGGCACCATCCTTACTTCCCGGGACGGGATCACCTGGAAGGTGCAGCGCTCGGGGACGAGCGAAGACCTCCATGGCATTGCTTACGGCAACGGCCTCTTCGTGGCCGTGGGAAACAAGGGCACCATTCTTACTTCCCGGGATGGGACCACCTGGACGAAGGAGGACTCGGGGGTGGACAACACCCTCTGTGCCGTCGCTTACGGCAACGGCCTCTTCGTGGCCGTGGGGGCTGGCGGTGCCGTCCTAACCTCCCCGGACGGGGCAGACTGGACGGAGGAAGACTCGGGGACGAGCAACCACCTCCTCGGCGTTGCCTACGGGAACGGCCTCTTCGTGGCGGTGGGGGACGAGGGCACCATCCTCATCTCTCCAGACTGGATTACCCGGACATTGTGGGCTTCGGGGACGGGCAACAAGCTCTTCGGGGTTGCCTACGGCAACGACCGCTTCGTGGTGGTGGGGGCTCGGGGCATCATCCTCACCTCTCCCTGA
- a CDS encoding helix-turn-helix domain-containing protein — translation MAKSANPLPPRILRIIQRRRELGLTQEQLARMAGFSLSLMTKIERGAADPRHLAAERLLNLSRVLNLPFLHLVEDELPEEEAETPPLKVPLYPSLKEAQEKKTNVFVPLASPMIPLGATPDHLAFFPFPGPWLVGVGVPFLKQTGYLLVDLRPLYHPQGVMVVRFGEHAALVTAEDLTAPKGYLLSFSKGLPPLWPGDYNPELVGLVRKFLVDL, via the coding sequence GTGGCCAAGTCCGCCAACCCTCTTCCCCCGCGCATCCTGCGCATCATCCAGCGCCGCCGGGAGCTGGGCCTGACCCAGGAGCAACTGGCGCGGATGGCAGGCTTCTCCCTCTCCCTCATGACCAAGATCGAGCGGGGGGCCGCCGATCCCCGCCACCTCGCCGCCGAGCGCCTCTTGAACCTCTCCCGGGTCCTGAACCTGCCCTTCCTGCACCTCGTGGAGGATGAGCTCCCGGAGGAGGAAGCCGAGACTCCTCCCCTCAAGGTCCCCCTCTATCCGAGCCTCAAGGAGGCCCAAGAGAAGAAGACCAACGTCTTCGTTCCCCTCGCCTCTCCCATGATCCCCTTGGGGGCCACGCCGGACCACCTGGCCTTCTTCCCCTTCCCCGGCCCCTGGCTCGTCGGGGTAGGGGTGCCCTTCCTGAAGCAGACCGGCTACCTCCTGGTGGACCTGCGCCCCCTCTACCACCCCCAGGGGGTGATGGTGGTGCGCTTCGGGGAGCACGCCGCCCTGGTTACGGCGGAGGACCTGACCGCGCCCAAGGGCTACCTCCTCTCCTTCTCCAAGGGCCTGCCTCCCCTCTGGCCCGGGGACTACAACCCGGAGCTCGTTGGCCTGGTGAGGAAGTTCCTGGTGGACCTATAG
- a CDS encoding TetR/AcrR family transcriptional regulator: protein MGRPRIPNKEERITPKHVELIRAAYELLAEKGLHGLSLQDVADRVDVSKGVILYYFKTKERLLLTTWRWVLSRVAERIKRSLERSATPEERARAMVEAIFVNPDANRTFYLTFLDLVGSVARNPQDPRFAALAEEARRIEEETYAEVIRHGVNQGVFFSRDPSQDAKVLRALIDGLFIQWIQEKDWRELHPTYKLLCQEALLRYLRCPGDGPSSGSGG, encoded by the coding sequence ATGGGCCGGCCTCGCATCCCGAACAAGGAAGAGCGGATCACGCCGAAACATGTCGAGCTGATCCGGGCCGCCTACGAACTGCTTGCGGAAAAGGGCCTCCATGGGCTGTCCTTGCAGGACGTGGCCGACCGGGTGGACGTAAGCAAGGGGGTGATCCTCTACTATTTCAAGACCAAGGAACGGCTCCTCCTGACCACCTGGCGCTGGGTTCTCTCCCGGGTGGCCGAGCGCATCAAGCGCTCCCTGGAGCGCTCGGCCACCCCGGAGGAGAGGGCCAGGGCGATGGTGGAGGCCATCTTCGTCAACCCCGACGCCAACCGGACCTTTTACCTCACCTTTCTGGATCTGGTGGGGTCCGTGGCCCGAAACCCCCAGGACCCCAGGTTTGCCGCCCTGGCGGAGGAGGCCCGGCGCATCGAGGAGGAGACCTACGCTGAGGTCATCCGCCACGGGGTAAACCAAGGCGTCTTCTTCTCCCGGGACCCCTCCCAGGACGCCAAGGTTCTCCGGGCCCTGATCGACGGCCTCTTCATCCAATGGATACAGGAAAAGGATTGGCGGGAGCTCCACCCCACCTACAAGCTCCTCTGCCAGGAAGCCCTGCTCAGGTATCTCCGCTGTCCAGGAGACGGGCCGTCCTCCGGTAGCGGAGGCTGA
- a CDS encoding gamma carbonic anhydrase family protein: MAVLVALEGKEPRVHPTAFVAPTATLIGDVVVEEGASVWFGAVLRADFDRIVVGPGSCVQDNAVVHTAEGLPTLIGPSVTVAHLAYLEGCVVEEGALIGVGALVLQRARVGRGAVVAAGSVVLEGMEIPPETLVAGVPAQAKKTLSGSSRAWAEMAAREYRALSLRYRRTARLLDSGDT; the protein is encoded by the coding sequence ATGGCGGTGCTCGTGGCCCTCGAGGGGAAGGAGCCCCGGGTTCACCCCACAGCCTTTGTGGCCCCCACGGCCACCCTGATCGGCGACGTGGTGGTGGAGGAGGGGGCAAGCGTGTGGTTTGGGGCGGTGCTGCGGGCGGACTTCGACCGCATTGTGGTGGGGCCGGGCAGCTGCGTCCAGGACAATGCTGTGGTCCACACCGCCGAGGGGCTCCCCACCCTTATCGGCCCCTCCGTTACCGTGGCCCATCTGGCCTATCTGGAGGGTTGTGTGGTGGAGGAGGGAGCGCTGATCGGGGTGGGGGCCCTGGTCCTCCAACGGGCCCGGGTGGGCCGGGGGGCGGTGGTGGCGGCGGGAAGTGTGGTTTTGGAGGGCATGGAGATCCCTCCCGAGACCCTGGTTGCCGGTGTCCCGGCCCAGGCCAAGAAAACCCTTTCGGGGAGCAGCCGGGCCTGGGCGGAGATGGCCGCACGGGAGTACCGGGCCCTCAGCCTCCGCTACCGGAGGACGGCCCGTCTCCTGGACAGCGGAGATACCTGA
- a CDS encoding PaaD-like zinc ribbon domain-containing protein has translation MTCPWCGSTRVERLGEFGPQLMGEPYLCLECRSPFERIRKRGEDDQG, from the coding sequence GTGACCTGCCCGTGGTGCGGCTCCACCCGGGTGGAGCGCCTGGGGGAGTTTGGCCCCCAGCTTATGGGGGAGCCCTACCTGTGCCTGGAATGCCGGAGCCCCTTCGAGCGGATCCGTAAGCGGGGGGAAGATGACCAAGGTTGA
- a CDS encoding enoyl-CoA hydratase/isomerase family protein, translating to MLLLRLNRPEARNALDGEMVAALEGYLEQAGTDPEVQGVILTGTGRAFCAGADLARFEAAEDPRRFRWESHRLSRMVQLLEEIEKPVVVAVNGLATGLGLALMLAADLRVASREARFAFREGRIGLLPSHGGIARLVRYVGLGRARDLLLGGEELDAEGARLVGLVTEVVEPESLLDAARARLERALLRAPLSYGLVKRLLSAVDGMDLGSGLLMEMLGQSSLVASEDHREGLAAFREGREPRFRGR from the coding sequence GTGCTCCTTCTACGGTTGAACCGTCCTGAGGCCCGCAACGCCCTGGACGGGGAGATGGTGGCGGCCCTGGAGGGGTACTTGGAGCAGGCGGGAACGGATCCCGAAGTGCAGGGGGTCATCCTCACCGGTACAGGGCGGGCTTTCTGCGCTGGCGCCGATCTGGCCCGCTTTGAGGCGGCGGAAGACCCCCGGCGGTTTCGCTGGGAAAGCCACCGCCTCTCCCGGATGGTCCAGCTTCTCGAGGAAATCGAGAAGCCCGTCGTAGTGGCTGTGAACGGTCTGGCCACCGGCCTGGGACTTGCCCTGATGCTGGCCGCGGACCTCCGGGTGGCCTCCCGGGAAGCGCGCTTTGCCTTCCGGGAGGGCCGGATCGGTCTTCTCCCCAGCCACGGCGGCATCGCCCGCCTGGTGCGCTACGTGGGGCTGGGCCGGGCCCGGGACCTCCTGCTGGGGGGGGAGGAGCTGGACGCGGAGGGGGCCCGGCTCGTGGGGCTGGTTACCGAGGTGGTGGAGCCCGAAAGCCTTTTAGACGCGGCCAGAGCCAGACTAGAAAGGGCCTTGCTCCGGGCCCCCCTGTCCTACGGGCTCGTCAAACGCCTCCTCTCGGCGGTGGATGGCATGGATCTGGGGAGCGGTCTCCTTATGGAGATGCTGGGGCAAAGTTCGTTGGTGGCTAGCGAGGATCACCGGGAGGGGCTCGCCGCCTTCCGGGAAGGGCGGGAACCCCGGTTCAGGGGGCGTTGA